In Streptomyces sp. NBC_00341, the DNA window AAAAGCGAGGCCGGCGCACCGGCCGGCCGCCGACAACGCACGAGTGGCGTCCTCCGCGGCACCGGCCAGGGCGGCTCCCAACGCCAGTGGACGGGCAACCGAGTACAGGGCGCTCTTCAGGTACGCCGTTCGCAAGGCGCGGGCCTCGGACCGTGTGCCAGTGACCTGCCCGTGCAGGTCGAGGTACTGCCCGGCCACCATCTCGGTTCTCATCGCCTGCCAGACCGCTGACACGCGCTGCCTGGTCGCCGGGCACATGCTCGTCTCCGCGACGGTGTCGTCCGCCCAAGCGAGAGCCAAGTCACCGAGGAGCACGGCAGCGGATCTACCGAATGAGTCCCGCAGCTTCGGGCCGCATAACAGGCCGGGGCTCTCCGCGAAGTCGACATGCATGGCGGGGCGGCCCCGGCGCAACGACGAACCGTCCATCACGTCGTCCTGGACCAGCGCGCACGTCTGGACGAGTTCGACCGCCACTCCCAGGCGCAGCGCGGACTCGACGTCCACGGCCTGTGAGCCCGCAGTGGTCGCGCGTATGCCCCACCAGATGAACTGGGAGCGCATCCGACTCCCCCCGCCGAGGGTGAAGCCGGCGAGGCGTTCGGCGACGTCACGGGAGAAGACGGCGTCGATCGCGGAGGCCTGATCGAGCTTCTCGCTGAGGACAGCCCGTGCTGTGCGCAGGACAGCTCCGGGTACGTCCTGGTCCACCAGGCCCATGGCGCCGTGCCGTGACCCGGCACCGTCGTGCACCGGGTAGCGGCCCCGGCCGGCGTGAGCGGCACCGTCCATCGCCTCTGTCTCCGAACGCGGGTGGTCTTGGGAAAAGGACTGCCCTTTGGCCCGGCTTCGCAGCATCACCATGTCCTCCGGTCGGCGGGTTCGGTGCACTCCCACTCCTCATTCCGTGCTGCGAGGCGTTCGGATGCACTGAATAACGAATTTCCGGCTACGGATAGGGCCGACCGGCCGTACGAGAGGACCACAAGTTCAGGCAGTGGCGCGCGTTCCCGCGACCCGGACACGCAACTCCGTCCGCCCACTGACCCGCTCGGGTGATTCAGGCCCCGGGCACAGCCATATACGGCCGGACCGCGCCCTCTCCCCAGCCGTTCATATGCGCTCTCACCCATCACCGTCCGAACAGACCCTCCCCGTCATGAAGCTCAGCCTTCCAATTCACGCACTGCACACACTCGAATACCTCTGCATCCATCGTGATGCGGAAGCCGGTATTGATCCCGCAGGACGCAGAGACCGGGCGTCGCCCCCACAACTGGACGACGGTTCACGACCGGCACGTGACAGCGAAGGAGATGAGTCATGAAATTGAGCGATGAACTTCCCGTCGATCACCGGCTGGCGGTCGTCTACCGTTGGGGGTCCGCCGTGTGTGGTCTGATCCTGCTTCTCTTCGCCGCCCTGGGTTTCGCCGATACACTCAGCCCGTTCAGCACCAGCGGTGACCGGATCGCCGGCATGACGTCGAACACCTCCCTCAGCGCCATCTCACTCGTAGTAGGACTCGCCCTCATCGCAGGAGCTTTCGTCGGCGGCAACACGGCGTCCACGCTGAACATGACAGTGGGCACACTGTTCCTGCTCAGCGGATTCGCGCACATTTTCGTTCTGGACCGGCCGGCGAACTTCCTCGACTTCGGCATGACCAACGTCATCTTCAGCTTCATCATGGGGCTGGTCATTCTGACCTTCGGTATGTACGGCCGCGTCTCCAGCAAGCTTTCCCACGACAACCCGTACTGGCAGCGCCGTCATCCACGCCAGCCGCGACCGAATCTCTCCGTCGTCGGCGCGTCTCCAGGGCGGCACCTCCGTACGAACCACTCAGCCCGCAGCCGAGCCAGCAGAACGGTCCGGTCGCACCCGTCGACCAACAACTGATCCCCCGCAGTTCCGCCGCAGTGACACAGACTGCTTGGTTATGGATCAGACGGGAGAGGGAAGTGGAAATGACGCCATTCTACCGGCCAAGGAGTGTCATGGCGTTTTCCCAGTAATCCGCGCTATACCGTTCCCGGCCTCAGCACCAAGTAGGGAAAATAAGTCATTGCGCTGCTGCGCATGCGTCTGCACGCCCTCAACCGGCCGGACCGGCCCCCACGGTAGAAACCTGCGCCACTGCCCCGGGGGCGCCGGACCGCATCAATGGATGCCGACAGCCGCCAGAGCCCGGCACTGGGCGGGAGTCCGGTGCGCGGAGACGCAGCGGCCGCGGACGCCGCCTGTGCCCGGCACCGCATCGCCGCTCGCGGTCAACCGGGCGCAAGTGGACGGACGTCGGTCATGATGGTCGGGCCGCGGACAAGGGTGCCTACGCCCCGGGACCTTTCCGCACCTCGCCGTCGCCCGGCGTCGCGGACCACAGATGGCCGAGCGTGCCGAGGACGAGACGGCAGACGTCGTCCGGCTCGGCACCTGCCAGCGGTTCCCGCGCGACGACCGTCCGCATCAGCCCGATCCCCAGCAGCCAGGCCATGGCGAGATCCGCCCGCAGCACCGCGTCCGGGGCACCGGAGAGCCCGGCCAGCGCACTCCGGTACTCCTCCCCCAGCTCCCGCAGGGTTCCGGCTGCCTCGTCGCCACGCCCCACCGAGCGCAGATAGACCTCCAGGGAACGGTCCTCCGCCCCCTCCGCGCTCCGGGTCAGCATCGAGCGCAGGGCGGTCTCGAAAAGCTCCTCGGGCGGCGTCTCGCGCAACTGCTCCAGCCCGCCGAGAGCGACGACTTCCGTCAGCAAACCCCGTTTCGAGCCGAAATACCGGAACAGCAGGGCCTGGTTGACCCCGGCCAGCGCGGCGATGCTCCGGACCGTCGTCCCCTCGTAGCCCCGCTCCGCGAACAGGTCACGGGCCGCCTCCAGAAGGCGGCGACGGGTGGCCCGGGCATCCCTGCGGCGCTCTTCGGGCGGCGGTGCGGAACCGGATTCCATGGCGGGATTCCTCTCGGACGGCCCGTCAGGATAACGGCTGTAAAGCGTTGTTGACTGCTCTCGGAGGACGCTCCTACCGTTGTAAGCAGCTGCTTACAACCGGGAGGCCGCAGTGACGACCGCAGATATCGCGCCCCTTGCCTACCCCTTCAACACCCCTGACGGACTCCAGCTCTCCGATGCCTATGAGCGCGTCCGCGACCGATCGGGCCTCTTGAGGGTCCAGTTGCCGTACGGAGAACCGGCCTGGCTGGTCACGCGCTACGCCGATGCCCGGCTGGTCCTCGGTGACCAGCGCTTCAGCCGGGCGGCGGCCGCCTCGCACGACGAGCCCCGTCAGTCCGAGGGGCAGCGCGACGGCGGAATCCTCGGCATGGACCCGCCGGACCACACCCGGCTGCGCTCCCTGGTCGCCAAGGCGTTCACCGTCCGCCAGGTCGAGAAGCTGCGCCCCCAGGTCCGCGAGCTGACCGCCGGCCTGCTCGACGGGATGAGGACGGCCGGACCGCCCGCCGATCTGGTCGACCTCTTCGCGCTGCCGCTGCCGGTCGCCGTGATCTGCCGGATGCTGGGCGTGCCCACCGAGGACCGGCCGCGGTTCCGCGTGTGGAGCGACGACGCGCTGTCGACCAGCTCGCTCACCGCCGAGGAGTTCGACGCGAGCCGCGCCGAACTCCGTTCCTACATGGCCGGGTTGATCGAGCTCCACCGCCAGGAGCCGCAGGACGACCTGATGACGGCCCTCATCGAGGCCCGCGACGGCGGCGACCGGCTCTCGGAACTGGAACTCATCGATCTCTGCGTCGCCGTCCTGGTAGCGGGGCACGAGACCACCGCGTCCCAGATCCCCAACTTCGTCCTCACCCTCCTGGACCACCCGGACCAGCTGGCCAGGCTCCGGGCCGAGCCGGAGCTCGTACCGAGCGCCGTGGAGGAGCTGCTCCGCTTCGTGCCCCTGGGCAGCGGGGCAGGCCAGCCCCGGTACGCCACCGAGGACATCGAGGTCGGCGGAACACTGGTCCACGCGGGCAGCCCCGTCCTGGTCGCGGTGGGCGCCGCCAACCGCGACGCGCTGCGGTTCACCGCCCCGGGCGTGCTCGACGTCGCCCGGGAGGGCAACCAGCACCTCGGATTCGGCCATGGGGTCCACCACTGCCTGGGCGCCCCGCTGGCCCGGCTGGAACTCCAGGAGGCGCTGTCCGCCCTCATCGCGGGCTTCCCGGAACTTCGCC includes these proteins:
- a CDS encoding TetR/AcrR family transcriptional regulator translates to MESGSAPPPEERRRDARATRRRLLEAARDLFAERGYEGTTVRSIAALAGVNQALLFRYFGSKRGLLTEVVALGGLEQLRETPPEELFETALRSMLTRSAEGAEDRSLEVYLRSVGRGDEAAGTLRELGEEYRSALAGLSGAPDAVLRADLAMAWLLGIGLMRTVVAREPLAGAEPDDVCRLVLGTLGHLWSATPGDGEVRKGPGA
- a CDS encoding cytochrome P450 — protein: MTTADIAPLAYPFNTPDGLQLSDAYERVRDRSGLLRVQLPYGEPAWLVTRYADARLVLGDQRFSRAAAASHDEPRQSEGQRDGGILGMDPPDHTRLRSLVAKAFTVRQVEKLRPQVRELTAGLLDGMRTAGPPADLVDLFALPLPVAVICRMLGVPTEDRPRFRVWSDDALSTSSLTAEEFDASRAELRSYMAGLIELHRQEPQDDLMTALIEARDGGDRLSELELIDLCVAVLVAGHETTASQIPNFVLTLLDHPDQLARLRAEPELVPSAVEELLRFVPLGSGAGQPRYATEDIEVGGTLVHAGSPVLVAVGAANRDALRFTAPGVLDVAREGNQHLGFGHGVHHCLGAPLARLELQEALSALIAGFPELRLAGDVTWKSEMLVRGPRVMPVEW
- a CDS encoding polyprenyl synthetase family protein — protein: MDGAAHAGRGRYPVHDGAGSRHGAMGLVDQDVPGAVLRTARAVLSEKLDQASAIDAVFSRDVAERLAGFTLGGGSRMRSQFIWWGIRATTAGSQAVDVESALRLGVAVELVQTCALVQDDVMDGSSLRRGRPAMHVDFAESPGLLCGPKLRDSFGRSAAVLLGDLALAWADDTVAETSMCPATRQRVSAVWQAMRTEMVAGQYLDLHGQVTGTRSEARALRTAYLKSALYSVARPLALGAALAGAAEDATRALSAAGRCAGLAFQIRDDLLGVFGDPGKTGKPSGGDIREGKPTCLMAVARSRAGTSSARAVLDDALGRADLSDEALTDVRDVLVTTGARAEMEDRAGRLMKHAARHLAEASVEPYAGNRLLGLFESVTGAATTPSAEPRTRPVPALETGSSSPSDATGPAEGGTAR
- a CDS encoding DUF4383 domain-containing protein; translated protein: MKLSDELPVDHRLAVVYRWGSAVCGLILLLFAALGFADTLSPFSTSGDRIAGMTSNTSLSAISLVVGLALIAGAFVGGNTASTLNMTVGTLFLLSGFAHIFVLDRPANFLDFGMTNVIFSFIMGLVILTFGMYGRVSSKLSHDNPYWQRRHPRQPRPNLSVVGASPGRHLRTNHSARSRASRTVRSHPSTNN